The Actinomadura sp. WMMB 499 genome includes a window with the following:
- a CDS encoding styrene monooxygenase/indole monooxygenase family protein codes for MAGWLELFEKRGGNAVYHSVMTSDLEGLSALYDLTIIAAGKGELVELFDRDASRSPYDRPQRKLSCIYVHGMTPWPDHPEPHVRITATPGVGELFFMPGYTNTGACDILLWEAVPGGPFDVWDDRPDPAGHLARTLDMMRRFAPWEYERTVDAQPTDARCTLYGGYAPVVRRPVGTLSATSHVLGMADVVVANDPVTGQGSNNAVRCAEIYFRSIVARGDRPFDPAWMQETFEAYWDYAKHPTAYTNMMLGPLPEHVQKVLGTAAVNEQVAYRFAHGYANPADFSNWLLDPAKTEEYLASVT; via the coding sequence ATGGCGGGCTGGCTGGAGCTGTTCGAGAAGCGCGGCGGCAACGCGGTCTACCACAGCGTGATGACGTCCGATCTGGAGGGGCTGTCCGCCCTGTACGACCTGACGATCATCGCGGCGGGCAAGGGCGAGCTGGTCGAGCTGTTCGACCGGGACGCGAGCCGCTCGCCCTACGACCGTCCGCAGCGCAAGCTGTCGTGCATCTACGTGCACGGGATGACGCCGTGGCCCGACCACCCGGAGCCGCACGTGCGGATCACCGCGACGCCGGGCGTCGGGGAGCTGTTCTTCATGCCGGGCTACACCAACACCGGCGCCTGCGACATCCTGCTGTGGGAGGCGGTCCCCGGCGGCCCGTTCGACGTCTGGGACGACCGCCCGGACCCGGCGGGGCACCTCGCCCGGACGCTCGACATGATGCGGCGGTTCGCGCCGTGGGAGTACGAGCGGACGGTCGACGCGCAGCCGACCGACGCGCGCTGCACCCTCTACGGGGGTTACGCCCCGGTCGTCCGGCGCCCGGTCGGGACGCTGTCGGCGACCTCGCACGTCCTCGGCATGGCCGACGTCGTCGTCGCGAACGACCCCGTCACCGGGCAGGGGTCGAACAACGCGGTGCGCTGCGCCGAGATCTACTTCCGGTCGATCGTGGCGCGCGGCGACCGGCCGTTCGACCCTGCCTGGATGCAGGAGACGTTCGAGGCCTACTGGGACTACGCCAAGCACCCGACGGCCTACACGAACATGATGCTCGGGCCGCTCCCCGAGCACGTCCAGAAGGTGCTGGGGACGGCGGCGGTGAACGAGCAGGTCGCGTACCGGTTCGCCCACGGGTACGCCAATCCGGCCGATTTCTCGAACTGGCTGCTGGACCCCGCCAAGACCGAGGAGTACCTCGCGTCGGTCACCTGA
- a CDS encoding LysR family transcriptional regulator has protein sequence MDVDTRLLRYFVTVAEEGNLTRAAERLFVSQPALTKQIRQLENRLGVRLFSRSRAGMALTEPGRALAGRAPALLEGWDDAWRAATAASRRAARVLHVGYLASAANEATPRIIAGFARRRPGWRVEMRQAPWSVPAAGLADGTVDVALVRLPFPGQDGFRVRDLLTEPRHVALPAAHPLAAREVIAFRELWDEPFVAAPPETGAWREHWLGTDERDGRPPLVGAVTEQPDDWLSAIANGLGVALAPASAARFYARPGVVYRPVDGVGPSRVAVAWPPAADANPVVQDFVASCVAEVGGR, from the coding sequence ATGGATGTCGACACCCGGCTGCTGCGGTACTTCGTCACCGTGGCCGAGGAGGGCAACCTGACCCGCGCGGCGGAGCGGCTGTTCGTCTCCCAGCCCGCCCTGACCAAGCAGATCCGGCAGCTCGAGAACCGGCTCGGTGTCCGGCTGTTCAGCCGGTCGCGGGCCGGGATGGCGCTCACCGAGCCCGGCCGGGCCCTCGCCGGCCGCGCGCCCGCCCTGCTGGAAGGCTGGGACGACGCGTGGCGCGCGGCGACGGCCGCGTCCCGGCGGGCGGCGCGCGTCCTGCACGTCGGCTACCTCGCGAGCGCCGCGAACGAGGCGACCCCGCGCATCATCGCGGGATTCGCGCGGCGCCGCCCCGGCTGGCGGGTCGAGATGCGGCAGGCGCCCTGGTCGGTCCCCGCCGCGGGCCTCGCCGACGGGACCGTGGACGTCGCCCTCGTGCGGCTCCCCTTCCCCGGCCAGGACGGCTTCCGCGTGCGGGACCTGCTCACCGAGCCGCGGCACGTCGCGCTCCCGGCCGCGCACCCGCTCGCCGCGCGCGAGGTGATCGCGTTCCGGGAACTGTGGGACGAGCCGTTCGTCGCGGCCCCGCCCGAGACCGGCGCCTGGCGGGAGCACTGGCTCGGGACGGACGAGCGGGACGGCCGCCCGCCCCTCGTCGGCGCCGTCACCGAGCAGCCGGACGACTGGCTGAGCGCCATCGCGAACGGCCTCGGGGTCGCTCTCGCGCCCGCGTCGGCCGCCCGCTTCTACGCCCGTCCGGGCGTCGTCTACCGCCCGGTCGACGGCGTCGGCCCGAGCCGGGTGGCGGTCGCCTGGCCCCCGGCCGCCGACGCGAACCCGGTCGTCCAGGACTTCGTCGCGTCCTGCGTGGCGGAGGTCGGCGGCCGGTGA
- a CDS encoding DoxX family protein: MLFIAYAAITVATIAANAGMAVADFAKARFVLANSAEVGVPASWVPYLGALKAAGAAGLLLGLLGVPHIGIAAAAGLVLFFVGAVAVHVRTQVFHNLAFPGGYLALAVASLVLAAAH; encoded by the coding sequence ATGCTGTTCATCGCCTACGCCGCCATCACCGTCGCCACGATCGCGGCGAACGCCGGTATGGCCGTCGCGGACTTCGCGAAGGCCCGGTTCGTGCTGGCCAACTCCGCCGAGGTCGGCGTCCCCGCCTCGTGGGTCCCCTACCTCGGGGCGCTCAAGGCCGCCGGTGCCGCCGGGCTCCTGCTCGGGCTCCTCGGCGTCCCCCACATCGGGATCGCCGCGGCCGCGGGGCTCGTCCTGTTCTTCGTCGGGGCCGTCGCCGTGCACGTCCGGACCCAGGTTTTCCACAACCTCGCGTTTCCCGGTGGATACCTCGCGCTCGCCGTAGCGTCTCTGGTGCTGGCCGCCGCACATTGA
- a CDS encoding serpin family protein: MIDEAVRASNELTARWARHACTGESTALSGAGLWPLLALLAAAAEGPGRAELQEAAGCDAAVADRGARELLEVLARGTAIDGAFGLWTRAGLPLEPWWLDAAPGGGSRGELGDAPAADQARLDAWVERHTHGQLKRMPVRIDRDTLMVLATALSIDTRWRRPFEDVPYRPAHGPWSGRELAGLRGGGTDVDLLSVADTPGGPVTLLRVEGEDDVDVHLCLAAPDRPPGEVLAAGVTALGGGHPVRPGTALIAGPDGPRAPGAELRTITSFDPTPVLHLYTVRFGVTAGHDLLARPGLFGLATVATDTRDGHFPRISRMPLKISQGRQDVTATFSARGFKAAAVTAFAAVAGAAPPQGKAPMLDVAFDRPFGFLARHRPTGLVLLAGWVADPDPWPEDGGEQPW, from the coding sequence GTGATCGACGAAGCCGTACGAGCGTCCAACGAACTGACGGCCAGGTGGGCGCGGCACGCCTGCACCGGGGAGTCGACCGCGCTGTCGGGTGCCGGGCTCTGGCCGCTGCTGGCGCTGCTGGCCGCCGCGGCGGAAGGGCCCGGACGCGCCGAACTGCAGGAGGCCGCCGGCTGCGACGCGGCCGTCGCCGACCGGGGCGCCCGCGAACTCCTGGAGGTGCTCGCGCGCGGCACCGCGATCGACGGCGCGTTCGGGCTCTGGACCCGGGCGGGCCTGCCGCTGGAACCGTGGTGGCTCGACGCCGCGCCCGGCGGCGGGTCGCGCGGCGAGCTGGGCGACGCCCCCGCCGCCGACCAGGCCCGGCTGGACGCGTGGGTCGAGCGGCACACACACGGGCAGCTGAAGCGCATGCCGGTGCGGATCGACCGCGACACCCTGATGGTGCTGGCGACCGCGCTGAGCATCGACACCCGGTGGCGACGGCCGTTCGAGGACGTCCCCTACCGCCCGGCGCACGGGCCGTGGTCGGGCCGCGAACTCGCCGGGCTGAGGGGCGGCGGCACCGATGTCGACCTGCTCTCGGTCGCCGACACCCCCGGCGGGCCGGTCACGCTGCTGCGCGTCGAGGGCGAGGACGACGTCGACGTGCACCTGTGCCTCGCCGCGCCGGACCGTCCGCCGGGCGAGGTCCTGGCCGCCGGGGTGACCGCGCTCGGCGGCGGCCACCCGGTCCGGCCGGGCACCGCGCTGATCGCCGGACCGGACGGCCCGAGGGCACCCGGCGCCGAACTGCGCACGATCACCTCGTTCGACCCGACTCCCGTCCTCCACCTGTACACCGTCCGGTTCGGCGTCACCGCCGGGCACGACCTGCTCGCCCGTCCCGGCCTGTTCGGCCTCGCCACCGTCGCGACCGACACCCGCGACGGTCACTTCCCGCGGATCTCCCGGATGCCGTTGAAGATCAGCCAGGGCCGGCAGGACGTCACCGCGACGTTCAGCGCCCGCGGTTTCAAGGCCGCGGCGGTCACCGCGTTCGCGGCCGTCGCCGGAGCGGCGCCGCCGCAGGGCAAGGCACCGATGCTGGACGTGGCGTTCGACCGTCCGTTCGGCTTCCTCGCCCGGCACCGCCCCACCGGGCTCGTCCTGCTGGCCGGATGGGTCGCCGACCCCGACCCCTGGCCGGAGGACGGCGGCGAGCAACCCTGGTGA
- a CDS encoding DUF892 family protein: MTTIEKKLVDYLKDAHALQQHVQGVLSELLTTAADEPDLSRRLGEFAHRNREHTRAIEDRLRAHHASPSIVRDAEMLWGSVADVLKGHRNHVGRHVRDGYVAAHLQIAGAEMLRRIAARAGDTETADVARAVCDDAHALSAAISDNWDTAVDLSLRRHGVHAHR; the protein is encoded by the coding sequence ATGACGACGATCGAGAAGAAGCTGGTCGACTACCTCAAGGACGCGCACGCGCTGCAGCAGCACGTGCAGGGCGTCCTCAGCGAGCTGCTCACCACGGCCGCCGACGAACCGGATCTCAGCCGCCGCCTGGGGGAGTTCGCCCACCGCAACCGCGAGCACACCCGCGCGATCGAGGACCGGCTCCGCGCGCACCATGCTTCCCCGTCGATCGTCCGGGACGCCGAGATGCTGTGGGGCTCCGTCGCCGACGTGCTGAAGGGGCACCGCAACCACGTCGGCAGGCACGTCCGGGACGGCTACGTGGCCGCCCACCTGCAGATCGCCGGGGCGGAGATGCTCCGCCGCATCGCCGCCCGCGCCGGCGACACCGAGACGGCGGACGTCGCGCGGGCGGTCTGCGACGACGCCCACGCACTCTCCGCCGCGATCTCCGACAACTGGGACACCGCCGTCGACCTGTCGCTGCGCCGCCACGGTGTCCACGCCCACCGCTGA